A genomic window from Luteolibacter sp. LG18 includes:
- a CDS encoding transporter, giving the protein MIRQTILAFAATAAFATAAEFKRELSPDRPDTTESPVTVEPGAIQLESSFWSFTRDKDAGITTETWTLGETNVKFGITECSDLQLVLRPWVTERAKGFGMTDRAEGFGDIEVRWKQNLWGNDGGKTAFGLMPFVSIPTQTEVSTGEWEGGLIAPLSIELCDGMGLGLMAEVDRVWDSDKGRHEWDFVHTAVLGFDLTDSLGLYVEYIGNTGHGSYEATASAGLTWGQTENLQWDVGFTVGLNDAAEDFGLFQGVTFRF; this is encoded by the coding sequence ATGATCCGCCAAACCATCCTCGCCTTCGCGGCCACCGCCGCCTTCGCCACCGCCGCCGAGTTCAAGCGCGAGCTTTCGCCCGACCGCCCGGACACCACCGAGAGCCCGGTGACTGTCGAGCCCGGCGCGATCCAGCTCGAATCCAGTTTCTGGAGCTTCACCCGTGACAAGGACGCGGGCATCACCACCGAGACGTGGACGCTTGGTGAAACCAACGTGAAGTTCGGCATCACCGAGTGCAGCGACCTTCAACTGGTGCTGCGTCCGTGGGTCACCGAGCGTGCCAAGGGTTTCGGCATGACCGACCGCGCCGAGGGCTTCGGCGACATCGAGGTGCGCTGGAAGCAGAACCTGTGGGGCAATGACGGCGGCAAGACCGCGTTCGGCCTGATGCCCTTCGTTTCGATCCCGACCCAAACCGAGGTCAGCACCGGCGAGTGGGAAGGGGGGCTCATCGCTCCGCTTTCGATCGAACTGTGCGACGGCATGGGCCTCGGCCTGATGGCGGAAGTGGATCGCGTGTGGGACTCCGACAAGGGCCGCCACGAGTGGGATTTCGTCCATACGGCGGTGCTCGGTTTCGATCTCACGGATTCGCTCGGCCTTTACGTCGAATACATCGGAAACACCGGCCACGGCAGCTACGAGGCCACCGCCAGCGCGGGCCTGACCTGGGGCCAGACCGAGAACCTGCAATGGGACGTCGGTTTTACCGTGGGCCTCAACGACGCGGCGGAGGACTTCGGCCTGTTCCAGGGCGTCACCTTCCGTTTCTAA
- a CDS encoding zinc ABC transporter substrate-binding protein: MTRTTGWLAALAVALGLTGCSPEKSRSEGKQLQVTTTVTMVTDLVSRVGGDRVKVKGLMGPGVDPHNYVPKLEDSTSLEKADVVFYGGLHLEGKMQETLEAMAKRGRVVVPVTSGIPEGSLLAPQEGFEGTKDPHVWGDSSLWVKTVDPVIETLSKADPEGAAGYRERGETYKKELEALNAWSKTRIAEIPADKRVLVTSHDAFFYFGKGFGFDVRGLQGVSTVAEAGIKDREQLVSFIRGRGIRTLFSESSVNAKGISAVAAEAGAQISKFQLFSDAMGKPGDTETMNGETYDQGTYIGMQKHNINAIVEGLK; encoded by the coding sequence ATGACACGAACGACTGGATGGTTGGCCGCGCTGGCGGTCGCGCTGGGCTTGACCGGCTGCTCGCCGGAGAAATCCCGCTCGGAAGGGAAGCAACTGCAGGTCACCACCACGGTGACGATGGTGACGGACCTAGTGAGCCGCGTGGGCGGTGACCGCGTGAAGGTGAAGGGCCTGATGGGGCCGGGCGTCGACCCGCACAACTACGTGCCGAAGCTGGAAGACTCCACCTCGCTGGAGAAGGCCGATGTCGTCTTTTACGGCGGCCTCCATCTGGAAGGAAAGATGCAGGAAACCCTGGAAGCCATGGCCAAGCGCGGCCGGGTGGTGGTGCCGGTGACCAGCGGCATTCCCGAGGGCAGCCTGCTCGCCCCGCAGGAAGGTTTCGAGGGCACCAAGGACCCGCACGTGTGGGGGGATTCCTCGCTGTGGGTGAAGACCGTCGATCCGGTGATCGAAACGCTTTCGAAGGCGGACCCGGAGGGGGCCGCGGGCTACCGTGAGCGCGGCGAGACCTACAAGAAGGAACTGGAGGCGCTTAACGCCTGGTCCAAGACGCGGATCGCGGAAATCCCGGCGGACAAGCGGGTGCTGGTGACCAGCCACGACGCGTTCTTCTACTTCGGCAAGGGTTTCGGTTTCGACGTGCGCGGCCTGCAGGGCGTTTCCACCGTGGCGGAAGCCGGCATCAAGGACCGCGAGCAGCTCGTGTCCTTCATCCGTGGCCGCGGCATCCGCACATTGTTCTCCGAGTCCTCGGTGAACGCCAAGGGTATCTCCGCCGTCGCCGCCGAGGCGGGCGCGCAGATCTCGAAGTTCCAGCTCTTCTCCGACGCCATGGGCAAGCCCGGCGACACCGAGACGATGAACGGTGAGACCTACGACCAGGGCACCTACATCGGCATGCAGAAGCACAACATCAACGCCATCGTGGAAGGCCTGAAGTAA
- a CDS encoding metallophosphoesterase family protein, with protein MHLSRRSLLKQAGLLATVLPLSRALGADGPAPEPLPDVLLPYLQNPGPDAMSVCFLAQKATAVKVAVVKDGQSKLVEFDATGTPIPGTPWTFWKSRLTKLQPGTAYRYQVRHTTGEAKATTPTYTFRTFDPKAPEVRVAVFNDIHNHLDTFEAALANLKPDDFQFSIFNGDMINDPSAADGASVVFRLWNDYVRILDGSQKPIVFIRGNHELRGSFSKKLAYMFDLPHLDAAAPEEDQQWQFAFNAGPVHFTFMDTGEDDSPTTDPTSYKRPRFWEAFRRKQTAWLDQHLATPAVKDSRHRVFVAHIPLHDPTGDYSIVSRDEWSQRIATAKFDLMLAGHDHAWKYLPEKKPFTIAKGPETDTPPIPVLIGGGPAMKQGTVILLTADSKGLRTKMFASDGGKVLHEGSYKA; from the coding sequence ATGCATCTCTCCCGTCGTTCCCTGCTGAAGCAAGCCGGCCTGCTGGCCACCGTCCTCCCGCTGAGCCGCGCCTTGGGAGCCGATGGCCCCGCCCCGGAACCGCTACCGGACGTGCTGCTCCCCTACCTCCAGAACCCGGGACCGGACGCGATGAGCGTGTGCTTCCTCGCCCAGAAAGCCACCGCTGTGAAGGTGGCGGTGGTGAAGGACGGCCAATCGAAGCTGGTGGAGTTCGACGCCACCGGCACCCCGATCCCCGGCACGCCCTGGACCTTCTGGAAATCCCGCCTCACCAAACTCCAGCCCGGCACCGCCTATCGCTACCAAGTGCGCCATACCACTGGCGAAGCGAAGGCAACGACCCCGACCTACACCTTCCGGACCTTCGACCCGAAGGCACCCGAGGTCCGCGTGGCAGTCTTCAATGACATCCACAACCACCTCGACACCTTCGAGGCCGCCCTCGCGAACCTGAAACCGGACGACTTCCAGTTCAGCATCTTCAACGGCGACATGATCAACGACCCGAGCGCAGCCGACGGGGCCTCGGTCGTGTTCCGCCTCTGGAACGACTACGTCCGCATCCTCGATGGCTCGCAGAAGCCGATCGTCTTCATCCGCGGCAACCACGAACTGCGCGGCAGCTTCAGCAAGAAACTCGCCTACATGTTCGACCTGCCGCATCTCGACGCCGCCGCCCCGGAGGAAGACCAGCAGTGGCAGTTCGCCTTCAATGCCGGGCCGGTCCATTTCACCTTCATGGACACCGGCGAGGACGACTCCCCCACCACCGATCCCACCAGCTACAAACGCCCGCGCTTCTGGGAGGCCTTCCGCCGCAAGCAAACGGCGTGGCTCGACCAGCACCTCGCCACGCCCGCGGTGAAGGACTCGCGGCACCGCGTGTTCGTCGCCCACATCCCGCTCCACGATCCCACCGGCGATTACTCGATCGTCTCCCGCGACGAGTGGAGCCAGCGGATTGCCACCGCGAAGTTCGACCTCATGCTCGCCGGCCACGACCACGCGTGGAAATACCTGCCGGAGAAAAAGCCCTTCACCATCGCCAAGGGCCCGGAAACCGACACCCCGCCGATCCCGGTCCTCATCGGCGGCGGCCCGGCGATGAAACAGGGCACGGTGATCCTGCTCACCGCGGATTCCAAGGGCCTGCGCACCAAGATGTTCGCCTCCGACGGCGGCAAGGTGCTGCACGAGGGCAGCTACAAGGCGTAA
- a CDS encoding DUF3160 domain-containing protein encodes MAIAKDEPRPLSEAAQQQFQRDKVVITPKTYRQVFSAYEPENSPFFITTDCVIAGWHSLLQQSLRQMEEGFAARMPSALDRVLESLPRKAPEGMTKPQYVAGLERAKIVLGVASRLAGGKWRAEGELGKRIEAEAKRVEKAEGVYMPAWLKDDLTGAVGLDYAVFKPAGFHAEQESLRRYFRALRWLQTVPFAVKRDESVAAMALMVPGFQKAPEFEKMSEVFQALVGSSGKDAMDLVSEIVDPMEFDLENYRRILASPTETDPKRVIFGAACTIDVRLFRSETDPESRPFPESLEMAAFLGSPLGVRRFPEEASEVRRSESAEDLHTRYLECLRDLTAAPDPMAPAFMKSDVWVAKSTNTQLAGWVKLCHDFVLQRQEAAITLGISSSHPNGFVEPNPKFYRHVGRLAADAGKVFERAGSLAPQQDVQARAREAVALCRELSKMRENQEESGPDGNLSPELKEKSMQGFSMLVDFWPVLKAEGVDISDTDSYVGVLEKIAAGKDLEGVSELLQGNHLPTLLARWLDLIVLCGDLGDISQKELRGIELDARDEEVIAKFGERLGSIMSYDAEGWKFPRDDAPEVAPVFNQPGQGMLMGAVGRPREIRVLYPWKNEEIECTGAILPFHEFRSDRHLTDGEWKVMLDGANPPASPDWMQPLMVK; translated from the coding sequence GTGGCCATTGCCAAGGATGAGCCGCGTCCCCTGTCGGAGGCGGCACAGCAGCAGTTCCAGCGGGACAAGGTGGTCATCACTCCGAAGACCTACCGGCAGGTGTTTTCAGCGTATGAGCCGGAGAACAGCCCGTTCTTCATCACGACCGATTGCGTGATCGCCGGGTGGCATTCGTTGCTGCAGCAGTCGCTCAGGCAGATGGAAGAAGGCTTCGCCGCCAGGATGCCTTCCGCTTTGGATCGGGTCTTGGAATCGCTGCCACGCAAGGCACCCGAAGGGATGACCAAGCCCCAGTATGTCGCCGGGCTGGAACGGGCGAAGATCGTGCTGGGAGTGGCGTCACGATTGGCCGGTGGGAAGTGGCGGGCGGAGGGCGAGCTTGGCAAAAGGATCGAGGCGGAAGCGAAGCGGGTGGAGAAGGCGGAAGGCGTCTACATGCCCGCGTGGTTGAAGGACGACCTGACGGGTGCGGTGGGATTGGACTATGCGGTTTTCAAACCAGCGGGATTCCATGCGGAGCAGGAGTCCTTGCGCCGCTACTTCCGAGCGCTCCGGTGGCTGCAGACGGTGCCATTCGCGGTGAAGAGAGATGAAAGCGTGGCCGCCATGGCGTTGATGGTGCCGGGATTCCAAAAGGCTCCCGAGTTTGAAAAGATGTCGGAGGTGTTTCAGGCGCTGGTGGGAAGTAGTGGTAAGGATGCGATGGATCTGGTGTCTGAAATCGTCGATCCGATGGAGTTCGATTTGGAGAATTACCGCAGGATTCTGGCGTCACCGACGGAGACCGATCCGAAAAGGGTGATCTTCGGGGCGGCATGCACCATCGATGTCCGGTTGTTCAGGTCGGAGACCGATCCGGAATCGCGACCGTTTCCGGAGTCCCTGGAAATGGCGGCGTTTCTGGGATCTCCCTTGGGTGTCAGACGATTCCCGGAAGAGGCAAGCGAAGTCCGGCGGTCGGAGTCCGCCGAGGACCTCCACACGCGTTATCTGGAGTGTCTGAGGGATCTGACTGCGGCTCCGGATCCCATGGCTCCGGCTTTCATGAAGTCCGATGTCTGGGTGGCCAAGAGCACGAACACGCAGTTGGCCGGATGGGTGAAACTGTGCCACGACTTTGTCCTGCAACGACAGGAAGCTGCGATCACCTTGGGAATCAGCAGCAGTCATCCGAACGGTTTCGTGGAGCCGAATCCCAAGTTCTATCGGCACGTGGGCAGGCTCGCCGCGGATGCGGGCAAGGTTTTCGAGAGGGCGGGTTCGCTGGCCCCTCAGCAAGATGTGCAGGCTAGGGCCCGTGAGGCTGTCGCCTTGTGCCGGGAGCTTTCGAAAATGAGGGAGAATCAAGAGGAGAGCGGGCCCGATGGCAACCTCTCTCCTGAATTGAAGGAAAAGAGCATGCAGGGGTTTTCGATGCTCGTGGACTTCTGGCCGGTGCTCAAGGCGGAAGGCGTGGACATTTCGGACACGGACAGCTACGTCGGGGTGTTGGAAAAAATCGCGGCGGGGAAGGATCTCGAAGGGGTCTCCGAACTGCTGCAAGGCAACCACCTTCCCACCTTGTTGGCCCGGTGGCTGGATCTGATCGTCCTTTGTGGCGACCTCGGAGACATCTCGCAGAAGGAGCTGCGCGGAATCGAACTGGATGCCAGGGATGAGGAGGTCATCGCGAAGTTCGGCGAGCGGCTCGGCTCGATCATGTCCTACGATGCGGAGGGCTGGAAGTTCCCCCGCGACGACGCACCGGAGGTGGCTCCCGTATTCAACCAACCGGGGCAGGGGATGCTGATGGGAGCGGTGGGACGTCCGCGTGAGATCCGGGTGCTATATCCGTGGAAAAACGAAGAGATCGAATGCACGGGCGCGATCTTGCCTTTCCATGAGTTCCGCTCGGACCGTCATCTCACCGATGGAGAGTGGAAGGTGATGCTCGATGGCGCGAATCCACCCGCCTCTCCCGATTGGATGCAGCCGCTGATGGTGAAATAG
- a CDS encoding bifunctional 3,4-dihydroxy-2-butanone-4-phosphate synthase/GTP cyclohydrolase II, with protein MSETALEFSPIEEIIAEVAAGRLVIVADDPSRENEADLIGAASLCTPEMVNFMAVNARGLVCAPITAERVEALELPPMARRNKEGHKTAFTVAVDAAKGISTGISAADRALAIRLLSDHTAGPDDFVQPGHVFPLQAMDGGVLRRAGHTEAAVDLARLAGLPPAGVICEIMNDDGTMARVGQLGDYQKKHGLKACTISQLIEWRRKSEKLVEREQTILLPTDYGDFDCHLYKVHTDGSHHLALSKGPIDPEKPVMVRVHSECLTGDVFLSKRCDCGGQLAKALERISEEGGVLLYLRQEGRGIGLAAKIHAYKLQELGLDTIEANEKLGFASDLRDYGMGAQILCDLGVRRIRLLTNNPKKVVGLGGYGLEIVEQLPISLPSNPHNEKYLETKKLRMGHTL; from the coding sequence GTGTCCGAGACCGCATTGGAATTCAGCCCGATTGAAGAAATCATCGCCGAAGTGGCCGCCGGACGGTTGGTCATCGTGGCCGATGATCCGTCCCGCGAGAACGAGGCCGACCTGATCGGGGCTGCCTCGCTCTGCACACCGGAGATGGTCAACTTCATGGCCGTGAACGCCCGCGGCCTGGTCTGCGCGCCGATCACCGCCGAGCGCGTGGAGGCCCTTGAGCTCCCGCCGATGGCCCGCCGCAACAAGGAAGGACACAAGACCGCCTTTACCGTGGCCGTGGATGCCGCCAAAGGCATCAGCACCGGCATTTCCGCTGCCGACCGCGCGCTGGCGATCCGCCTGCTTTCCGATCACACCGCCGGCCCGGATGATTTCGTCCAGCCCGGCCACGTTTTCCCGCTCCAGGCGATGGATGGCGGCGTGCTGCGCCGCGCCGGCCACACTGAAGCCGCTGTGGACCTCGCCCGCCTCGCCGGTCTTCCACCCGCGGGCGTGATCTGCGAGATCATGAACGACGATGGCACCATGGCCCGCGTCGGCCAGCTCGGGGATTATCAGAAGAAGCACGGCTTGAAGGCCTGCACCATCAGCCAGCTCATCGAGTGGCGTCGGAAGTCCGAAAAACTCGTCGAGCGCGAGCAAACGATCCTCCTGCCCACCGACTACGGTGATTTCGACTGCCACCTCTACAAGGTCCACACCGATGGCTCGCACCACCTCGCCCTTTCGAAGGGGCCGATCGATCCGGAAAAGCCGGTGATGGTCCGCGTCCACTCGGAATGCCTGACCGGTGACGTGTTCCTCTCGAAGCGCTGCGATTGCGGCGGCCAGCTCGCGAAGGCGCTGGAGCGCATCTCGGAGGAAGGCGGCGTGCTGCTCTACCTCCGCCAGGAAGGCCGCGGCATCGGCCTGGCCGCGAAAATCCACGCCTACAAGCTCCAGGAGCTCGGCCTCGACACCATCGAGGCCAACGAAAAGCTCGGCTTCGCCTCCGACCTGCGCGACTACGGCATGGGTGCCCAGATCCTCTGTGACCTCGGCGTGCGCCGCATCCGCCTGCTCACGAACAACCCGAAGAAGGTCGTCGGCCTCGGCGGCTACGGGCTGGAAATCGTGGAGCAACTGCCGATCAGCCTGCCCTCCAACCCGCACAACGAGAAGTATCTCGAAACCAAGAAGCTGCGGATGGGCCACACGCTCTGA
- the ribH gene encoding 6,7-dimethyl-8-ribityllumazine synthase, whose protein sequence is MSSALPPRPRIIGPKVRICIVASKYNEQFTDALVDNTVEELGVLVPQARVDLIRVPGAFEIPVTIANVLDREPPACVIALGLIIRGGTDHADQIATSITNSLQQLALESKRPVIHEVLLVNDEKQAYARCIGANLNRGREAARAAASMIDIFMELDRSMPKPTPVRANNRNA, encoded by the coding sequence ATGTCGTCGGCTTTGCCACCCAGACCCCGGATCATCGGACCGAAAGTCCGGATCTGCATCGTTGCGTCGAAATACAACGAGCAATTCACCGACGCCCTCGTCGACAACACCGTGGAGGAACTCGGCGTGCTCGTGCCCCAGGCCCGCGTCGACCTGATCCGCGTGCCGGGTGCCTTCGAGATCCCGGTGACCATCGCCAACGTGCTCGACCGCGAACCGCCGGCCTGCGTGATCGCGCTGGGCCTCATCATCCGCGGCGGCACCGACCACGCCGACCAGATCGCGACCTCGATCACCAACTCTCTCCAGCAGCTCGCCCTCGAGTCCAAGCGCCCCGTGATCCACGAGGTGCTGCTCGTGAACGACGAGAAGCAGGCCTACGCCCGCTGCATCGGCGCGAACCTCAACCGCGGCCGTGAAGCCGCCCGCGCCGCCGCCAGCATGATCGATATTTTCATGGAGCTCGACCGTTCCATGCCGAAGCCCACCCCCGTCCGCGCCAACAACCGCAATGCCTAG
- the nusB gene encoding transcription antitermination factor NusB encodes MPSRRQIREAVVQFLYCADLEGGADPIALREPFWEFITESDRRNLQIATFRTVHHLALGRETRLEEFVSRKTLADAFLSARLEAERLKLELARIDELEAKWSAAFDQLNRIPRDGDDDAVASKIEVALQALFKIDRDLATSRKRFLLGLEDFPVLRGQLEAVAATVRRLQRISDRLRMVEAPEQFPDQADLAKLRESRSEIAALRHDSDAMVDGILRTKEELDERLANVVDNYVPERIDPVDRAVLRLAAYEIFHAGVPHKVVINEAIELAKRFGTTDSGRFVNGVLDRLAKDASPSA; translated from the coding sequence ATGCCTAGCCGCCGTCAGATCCGCGAAGCGGTCGTTCAGTTCCTGTATTGCGCCGACCTGGAAGGCGGAGCCGATCCGATCGCGCTGCGCGAGCCGTTCTGGGAATTCATCACCGAGTCCGACCGCCGCAATCTCCAGATCGCGACCTTCCGCACCGTGCACCACTTGGCGCTCGGCCGTGAAACGCGCCTCGAGGAGTTCGTGAGCCGCAAGACCTTGGCGGATGCATTCCTTTCCGCCCGCTTGGAAGCCGAGCGCCTGAAGCTCGAGCTGGCCCGCATCGACGAGCTGGAAGCGAAATGGAGCGCCGCCTTCGACCAGCTCAACCGCATCCCGCGCGATGGCGACGATGACGCGGTGGCGAGCAAGATCGAGGTGGCCCTGCAAGCCCTCTTCAAAATCGACCGCGACCTGGCCACCAGCCGCAAGCGCTTCCTGCTCGGCCTCGAGGACTTCCCCGTGCTGCGCGGCCAATTGGAGGCCGTCGCCGCCACCGTCCGCCGCCTGCAGCGCATCTCCGACCGCCTCCGCATGGTCGAGGCCCCGGAACAATTCCCCGACCAGGCCGATCTCGCGAAACTCCGTGAGTCCCGCTCCGAAATCGCGGCCCTGCGCCACGATTCCGATGCCATGGTCGATGGCATCCTGCGGACCAAGGAGGAGCTCGACGAGCGCCTCGCCAACGTGGTCGACAACTACGTGCCGGAACGTATCGACCCCGTGGACCGCGCGGTGCTGCGCCTCGCGGCCTATGAGATTTTCCACGCCGGCGTGCCGCACAAGGTGGTGATCAACGAGGCCATCGAACTGGCCAAGCGTTTCGGCACCACCGACTCCGGCCGCTTCGTCAATGGCGTGCTCGACCGCTTGGCGAAGGACGCGAGCCCGAGTGCTTGA